One Candidatus Nitrotoga arctica genomic window, GGCTTTGCCGGATTGCGTGTTATCCAAGCGAAAGACTTGGGTATCTGTGCTCCGCGATCCGAACTGGAACTGCAACTTGCGCAGAATTTGATCAAATTATTGCAGCAACATAAATCAGAGAAATCCGCCCAATAATGCATATTTAAAGAAGCAAGCTCCTGCGAATTATTAAGATTTCACACAAGACTCGCTCCTACAACAAAATAAACAACAGCTTATGTAAGAGCACGCATTGCATGCAAACTAGCTAAAAGGAAAAACCATTATGACTATTACAGAAAAGCAAACTGGCGCAGCTAAAACAACACGTAATCCAATCAAAATAGTTCAGTTAGAGCAACGACTACGCAAACCAGAATGGATACGCGTTAAATCCGGCAGCGCGCAAGGTTATCACGACGTCAAGCGCCTGCTACGCGAACACAAATTACATACTGTGTGCGAAGAAGCATCTTGCCCCAACATTGGCGAATGTTTCAGCAAGGGTACGGCCACTTTCATGATTCTAGGCGACCTCTGCACACGACGGTGCCCCTTCTGCGACGTAGGACACGGCAAACCGCTGGCGCCAGATACTAACGAACCAGCACATCTGGCGCAATCCATTGCGATACTCAAGCTTAAGTATGTGGTTATCACCAGCGTGGATCGCGACGATCTGCGAGATGGCGGCGCCCAGCATTTCGTCGATTGTCTGACCGCCATTCGCGCTACTTCACCACATACCAAACTGGAAACACTGGTACCGGATTTTCGTGGCCGCCTGGAAACTGCATTGGACATCCTGGCGAATAGCCTGCCTGACGTACTTAACCACAATATGGAAACCGTGCCGCGCCTCTACAAACTGGCACGTCCCGGCGCAGACTACACTCATTCGCTCAAATTATTAAAAGATTTCAAAATACGCTTTCCACAGGTGATAACAAAATCCGGCCTGATGCTGGGACTGGGCGAAACTGACGAGGAGGTGCAACAAGTAATGAGAGATATGCGCGCGCACGATGTACAAATGCTCACGTTGGGACAATATTTACAACCCTCCGACAGTCACCTGCCAGTGTTACGATATGTCCACCCGGACACCTTCAAAATGTTCGAGCAGTCCGCGCTGGAAATGGGATTCTCACATGCAGCCTGCGGGCCGATGGTACGCAGCAGCTACCATGCTGATGAACAGGCACATCAAGCTGGCGCTATATAATATTCGAGAAAAAATACAGATGCCTTTCTGTTACAAGAGACAATGCCAATACCCCAGTTTTATAAATTGATAGGTAAAGCGATTATCCACAACACTACTTTCACAAGTTACTCACATGTAATAAATAGATGCTCTCAAGAAATGCCCTTTATTTCACTATGCGGAAGCATCAGTGAACATTGGTAATAAAAATATCGCTGTAAAATATAAAGTGGACACGCAAAAATCAAGCTAAACGTGAAAGTGCGTGGTTGCAAATAGAGGTCGACTTGGAGTACGGAAGCGGTCGCCGATGTGCCAGCAAAAAGCAGAAATGTCGGTGCCGAAATAATCAAAAACATATGCAATGCATGAACTACAAGGCCAGCATTAATGCTGGCCTTGTAGTTTAATTTTTACTTAAACATCATGGTGCCATATTATCAAGTGTTACCTGCCTTGATAATAATTTCTTCCAGAACTAGTAGGGTATACATTAAAGCAAGATCCTGATGCATTATTCGTCCCTGCCATACAGTAAAACTGATTGGATTCAACTTTTGGCTTTGCTTCATTACGGGCTACACGGTATGGATTGGGTTGACCATGCATTGCTCTTACCCCATTTTCACTCTCACCTACACTTGGAAAGTCCTGAGCCATGTTATAGGGAAGACGAACTCCCTTATCATCAACCTTTATATTTTGTGTCTGACCATCTATCGTTGCTTTCTTGAAATATGCATCCGACGCAGCATGAGCATGCCCATCATCAGTAGTGGGAGAAGCATGTGCATCAGCAGCTCCATGCGCATCAGCAGCTCCATGCCCATTAGTAGCTGCATGCGCTACTGACAAGCCAAATGCAAAACAGGAAACGATAGCTAGATTCATAACAGTTTTTCTCATTATAAGCTCCTTAATTATCAAATCTTACGAGGATAGTTGAGTGGGGGTGAAATGTGCCTCACTCCTACAAGCTTTATTGCTACTGCATTAAGTGTGCAAATAATCATCATGGAAGTAAACCAATATACAAGCTCACCATAGTATCAAACAGTATTTATTGAACTAAACCTAGTTCAATATCCACATAACTCATTGATACTAAAATTAAGATTAACCTTCTACAGAAAAAAACATACGTATAAAGTATTCTCCTGATAAATCCCTATTCCATTTTTATTAAATGCATAACATATTGTTTTAATTAAAACACTACACCCATTTAATCAAATTACATAGACCCCATGGATATAAGTACATTTAGTAGCTAATAAACGATATTACAGTCTCTCCGTCTACAGTAACTTCTAAATACGTAACTTCTACATACGTCTTTTCACACCACAACGATCAACTTCATGGAGTTTTCGACAAGTATCTTTAATTTTTAATTAAGACCACCAATCGTCAACTTTAGTACCGCTCAGTTTCACGCGCCCACCTTTACATATACACGAGTGAGAGCCGCATAATAGGACGACGGCTATAAAAAGTAAATAAGCAAATCGTTTAAGTCACACGAATACCGCTAGCATATGAAAATGAATGAGTAAATTCCTATTCGATAGACTCAAGAGAACGTGGGTACCACGGCAGTAATGAACAACTAAAAACTATATTTCAAGAATATTAATGGAAACTGGAAATAAAATTATCTATATGTGCACTGCAAAATTCGCATCGCCAATATTCTTAAATCCAAGCAAAGAAACACACCATTATCAAGAAACAGTAAATGCTACGCTTAATCACGTAACAGCCTTTCCATCCAAATGACAAGGCCAGCATATGCTGGCCTTGTCATTTGGATGTGCTAGCTCAATTTATCAATGGGTGTTGTTGCTCTCAATACTACTCTTTATCAATTGCGGGGCAGACGCTCCACTTTCAGCTTCCACCTCGACTGTACCTCCATCAGTGCGCACAGACTCTTCTGCCATTTTGTTCATCACAATAATATTTATGCGACGGTTAATTGGATTGAATGGGTCTTTCCCGTCAAATAGCACAGCAGAAGATAATCCCACCACTCGTACCATTTTTTCCTCCTCCATCCCACCCGCAATCAACTCACGGCGCGAAGCATTAGCACGATCTGCCGACAGATCCCAATTACTGTAACCCTTCTCACCAAAAGAATAGGGCCGAGCATCTGTATGTCCCGATAAACTCACCTTGTTTGGTACTTGATTCAACATCTTGCCAATTTCACGCAGAATTTCTATAGTATAGGGTTCGAGTTTTGCACTCCCACTCTGAAACATGGGACGATTTTCTTCATCCACAATTTGGATGCGCAGGCCTTCAGTGGTAATGTCAAGAAGAATTTGTTTCTTGAATTTTTGCAGTTTGGCATCGGCGTCGATCGCTTTTTCCAGGCTAGTTTTCAACATCTTGAGCCTGTCCAGTTCGTTGCGTCTTTCGATACGCAAAGCTTCTTCAGTTGCCACCTTCAGATTGACTATCTTCTTTTCAGTCGGAAGCTCCCCCTGCTTCACTTGGCCTTCACTACGCGTCAAATCTTTACCTCCCCCCTTGATCAGGCTGGAGCTATCGCCACTACCAGACCCACCTAACAGTGAAACCTTGAGCGGCGTATTAAAATAATCAGATATACCTTTCAAATCACCTTTAGTGGTCGAACCCAACAGCCACATCAACAGAAAGAATGCCATCATTGCAGTAACGAAATCAGCGTAGGCAATTTTCCAGGCGCCGCCGTGATGCCCGCCCGCCACTTTCTTTATACGCTTAACTACTATGAGTCTTTTATCGTCGCTCGCCATGATGCAGCTCTTTCAATGTGAATTTTCTATTCAGCGCTTTTGTTTAACGTGCTCTTCCAGCTCGATGAAACTGGGACGTTCAGTAGAATTGAGTACCTTACGACCAAACTCTACCGCCATCGCCGGAGCATAGCCATTTAGATTGGCCAGCAATGTAACCTTGACTGTCTGGAACATTTTGCTCGACTCCTCTGCTTTTTGCTCCAGCAACGTCGCCAAGGGGCCGACAAAACCATAAGCTAGCAGGATGCCCAAAAAGGTGCCTACTAATGCTGCACCGATCAGCACGCCCAATTCGGCGGGTGGTATTCCGACAGACCCCATGGTGTGCACAACTCCCATAACCGCCGCAACTATACCGAAAGCTGGCAAGGCGTCACCAAACTTGGCCAGAACATGCGACGGTACCATTGCCTCATGGTGATGGGTTTCTATTTCTACATCCATCAGATTCTCAATTTCCATCGCATTCAGGTTGCCGCCCAACATGATTCGTAGGTAATCTGCCATAAATTCAATTACATGATGATCCGCCATTACTTTTGGATATTTAGCAAAGAGAGGACTCTCATTTGTATTCTCAATATCGTTTTCAATGGCCATCAATCCTTCCTTACGAATTTTGCCAAGCAGCTCATAGAGCAGGGCCATTAATTCCATGTAGTGGCTTTTAGTATATTTAGCCCCCTTAAATATACTAGGCAATGCTTTCAAAGTGGCCTTGATTGCTTTGCTGCTATTTCCCACTAAAAAGGCACCCGAACCAGCACCTGCTATCATCAATAACTCGATTGGCTGAAGCAAGGCAGCCAAATGCCCGCCCGCTAATGCATAGCCCCCGAACACAGAAATTAAAATTACTACATATCCGACAATTACCAACATGGCCCAGCTCCCTTGAATTGCGCACAAAGCGATCTTTTGTAGCAGTGTAGTATCGGCTTATGTAAAAACCTCGAAAAAAAGTTGGATAAATCGATATTATTTCGTGCATTCACACAATTGGATAGCGTAAACATCATCATGATTATTCCACATAGCCTTTTGTGACGGTAACGACACCCGATAGTAAAACTTTAATTCGCCACGCTTAATGCCAACAAACTTGATATTGCAGCGTTCCTTTTTGTTTTTCCGGCACGGGAGGGTGGACGACAGATGCCACACACATAGTCAGAATAGAGTCCATTGGCATGCGCTATGAAATGTCCACCACATTCGGTGCAACCTGTCAGTTGCAGCATCTGTGCATCAAAGAACCGTACTAAAAACCAAGCACGTGTAACACTCAATACCGGCTCATCGCCGCTAACATTGATTTGCTCAAGATACAATAAATAACTTTTAATTAGTGCCTCGACGCCCGTTAAGCTGGTATGCCTAAGCAGAAACTGATGGATATCCATAAACAGCGAAGAATGAATGTTAGGCGACCAACTCATGAACCAGTCAGTTGAGTAGGGCAACATACCCTTTGACGGCGAAACACCCTTTACCTCCTTGTACAACTTAAGCAAACGTTCACGACTTAAAACGGTTTCTTCCTGCAGTAATTGCAGACGTGCTCCTAGCTTGATTAAATCCACGGCAATCTGGATTTGGTAAGCTTCAGTGACCACACTCTTGTTTCGCATGATACTCCTCCACCAATAATTTATTTTAAATCAAGCAGCTAAAGCCTCCAAAGGCTGCCCGGTCATCAGGATAGTGGTGTGCGCTTGTGACATCATCCTGTCCTTGTTGTAATCGGTGATCATATTGAGTAGGAGTTTTTCATCAAAGCGAAAGCGACACAACAACATATTGGAGGCCGCCATTTTGAGTAATTGTGCTGAGCTTAACCCGGCGATGAGTTCAGCCATTTCTTGGCTAATTCCAAGACGAAAAATAGCTGCCTCCTTATCGTCCTGAATCATCTGCCGTGCGAGCAGCATATAAGAAAGATTGGCGTCTTTAATTTCTAGATGAAGTTGATCTATATTCATGATTCGTCCCCTTGCAAGTTAACAACACTGTCTTTTTCGACGGTTGAATATTGCTATACGAACGAACAGAAAGAAATCAGAAGACTTCCGATCTCTTTGTAAGAAATTTTCCTACACGGACAGACAAGCCTCCACTTACCCGTATTAGGTTGTAAGCGGAGGATTCCATGTTTACCTGAATCTGCAAGGGGACAAATTCAAGCTTACATTTTTATTATCGACAAACAATGACAAGACTTTAATTTTTTTTGAAATATATTTCATATTACGTACTTAATGTCATAGTCAATTGATAAATATTAATTATTTATTTCTATACGACTATGGACAGCATGCTTCTCCCATAACTACAAACTTAATACCTTGCCGATATTTGCTTGAAAGGGTGGCATAGCTAATAATCACATATTCTCGGATTAGCCAAATGATTTAGCTTTTAAAAGGGGCTGATCGGAAAAAATTTTTATAGAGATTTAAACTGTTAAATTTAAATTTAGCCCTACAATCCTGCATCAGTAATATTTGGGATTCCCGCAAAATTAGTTAATTTATGTTCAGCGATAATAACTCCTACACTATCCTGAAAACCTGGTTTCTGGATTATTACAAATTAATTTCAACCTTATGAAATACAAATAAAATATGGTTGCCAATAAACTTCGGGTCTTATTAGTGGAAACCTCACTAGAGGATGCTCAACGCACGCTCGCAAAACTACAACAGAGCGGTTATGAGGTTGGACATCGACGAGTAGATAATGCGTCCACCATGCAAGCTGCCTTAATTGAAGATGAGTGGGATGTGGTGCTGTGTAGCTATGACCAATCCGGGTTTTGTGGACTTGCCGCGCTCCAGCTAATGCAATCGACAGGAGTGAATCTTCCTTTTCTCTTCCTGTCGCATGACCTACATGAAGAAACCATCATTCATACCATGCAATCCGGTGCAAACGATTACATTTTTAAGGGCAGCTTAAATAGGCTCGCTCCCTCAATAGCGCATAATTTACGCGAGGCACGTATTCGTTACGAACACCGGCAGGCGCAAATCGCCTTACAAGAGAATCAAGCGCGTCTGCAAGCCTTCATTACCAACTTGCCAGGTATGGCCTATCAAGTATTGCTAAAACATGACGGCGAAATATCATTCCCTTATATCAGTGACGGTAGCAAAGCTCTTCTTGACTTGAACCCGCAGGATTTAGAAAAATATCCTCACTTATTCATGAATATTCTGCACCCGGATGACCGCATCTCATATGAGCAATCCATGCGCACTTCAGCAGATAATCTTTCCTTCTGGAACTGGGAAGGACGTATCGTGATATTGCCAGAAGGCGAGATTAAATGGATCAATCTACGCTGCAGCCCTCGAAGAACATTGCATGACGAAATTCAGTGGGAAGGCATTATGTCCAACATCAGCCAAAGCAAGCAGGCGGAAATTGAAATAAAATATTCGCAGGAACAATTGCGTGAACTGTCTTCTCACATCCAGCTCGTACGTGAACAGGAGCGACTTAACATTGCGCGCGAGGTGCATGACGACTTGGGAAGTACTCTTACCGCCATTAAACTCAACATCGCTTGGCTGGGTGGACGCCTGAGTAGAGAAGCACCTGAACTGATTGCAAAAATTAAAGATGTTGAAAACCTGGTTGATAAGTGTACCGCCGCCGCCAACGATATCTCTCATTCCCTGCGTCCAAGCACGTTGGACTGCTTCGGAATCATCGCAGCAATGGAAATTGAAGTGGACGAATTCGAACAACGTACTGGCATTTCTTGCGTATTCAACCACCCAGATGAAGATATCACTCTAGGTCCGGATATCGCCATCGCGCTGTTCCGCATCCTGCAAGAAACGCTCACCAATATCATGAAACACGCACAAGCCAGCAATGTAACAATAGAGCTGCACAATCAAGCTACCCGCGTCGAAATGATCGTTAGCGACAATGGCCTCGGCTTTACCGAATCCGACCGCATCAAACCACGCTCTTTTGGCCTGCGCGGCATTAAGGAACGAGTCGCCTATTTCGGCGGCAATGTGCATATCAGCGGCACGCCCGGCTCAGGAACCACAATTAAGGCATGCATCCCGCATCAACCCGAGCCAGCAGCCATTGGCGGCTTTTGTTTGCCACAGCCCCAGCAAAAAATGTTGTGGTAAACACTATTAAAATCAACCATGATTAATATATTAGTAGTGGATGATCATGCACTGATCCGCAAAGGCATGAAGCAGATCCTGAATGACACCGAGGATATACGCGTAACTGGAGAAGCTGAAAATGGCATGCAAGCCATTAAAATGGCGCAAGAAAACATTTACGATTTAGTGTTGCTGGACATCAGCATGCCTGATAAACATGGCATTGATGTACTCAAACAACTCAAGCTCAATAAGCCGCAATTACCGGTGCTAATATTAAGCATGCACGAGGAAAACCAATATGCATTGCGTTCTCTGAAGGCCGGAGCAGCAGGCTATCTCAGCAAACAAAGCGCCCCGACGCAACTGGTGACCGCCATACGCCAAGTAGCCTGCGGTAAGAAATATATTAGCAACGAACTGGCGGAAGAATTAGCTAATGGCCTGTCACAAGGATATCAGGAACTCCTGCACCAAACCCTATCCAACCGCGAATACCAAACGCTATGCCTGATGGCATCAGGCAAGAGTCTAAGCGAAATGGCGGAAGCTCTATCGCTCAGTGCCAAGACCGTCAGCGTTTATCGCGCACGTTTACTGGAAAAAATGAAACTGAAGAACAATGCTGAAGCAGTACGTTACGCAATCATGAACCACTTGATCGAATAATACCCTTTCATAAAGTAAGATC contains:
- the motB gene encoding flagellar motor protein MotB; its protein translation is MASDDKRLIVVKRIKKVAGGHHGGAWKIAYADFVTAMMAFFLLMWLLGSTTKGDLKGISDYFNTPLKVSLLGGSGSGDSSSLIKGGGKDLTRSEGQVKQGELPTEKKIVNLKVATEEALRIERRNELDRLKMLKTSLEKAIDADAKLQKFKKQILLDITTEGLRIQIVDEENRPMFQSGSAKLEPYTIEILREIGKMLNQVPNKVSLSGHTDARPYSFGEKGYSNWDLSADRANASRRELIAGGMEEEKMVRVVGLSSAVLFDGKDPFNPINRRINIIVMNKMAEESVRTDGGTVEVEAESGASAPQLIKSSIESNNTH
- the motA gene encoding flagellar motor stator protein MotA; this encodes MLVIVGYVVILISVFGGYALAGGHLAALLQPIELLMIAGAGSGAFLVGNSSKAIKATLKALPSIFKGAKYTKSHYMELMALLYELLGKIRKEGLMAIENDIENTNESPLFAKYPKVMADHHVIEFMADYLRIMLGGNLNAMEIENLMDVEIETHHHEAMVPSHVLAKFGDALPAFGIVAAVMGVVHTMGSVGIPPAELGVLIGAALVGTFLGILLAYGFVGPLATLLEQKAEESSKMFQTVKVTLLANLNGYAPAMAVEFGRKVLNSTERPSFIELEEHVKQKR
- the flhD gene encoding flagellar transcriptional regulator FlhD, which produces MNIDQLHLEIKDANLSYMLLARQMIQDDKEAAIFRLGISQEMAELIAGLSSAQLLKMAASNMLLCRFRFDEKLLLNMITDYNKDRMMSQAHTTILMTGQPLEALAA
- a CDS encoding ATP-binding protein, producing MVANKLRVLLVETSLEDAQRTLAKLQQSGYEVGHRRVDNASTMQAALIEDEWDVVLCSYDQSGFCGLAALQLMQSTGVNLPFLFLSHDLHEETIIHTMQSGANDYIFKGSLNRLAPSIAHNLREARIRYEHRQAQIALQENQARLQAFITNLPGMAYQVLLKHDGEISFPYISDGSKALLDLNPQDLEKYPHLFMNILHPDDRISYEQSMRTSADNLSFWNWEGRIVILPEGEIKWINLRCSPRRTLHDEIQWEGIMSNISQSKQAEIEIKYSQEQLRELSSHIQLVREQERLNIAREVHDDLGSTLTAIKLNIAWLGGRLSREAPELIAKIKDVENLVDKCTAAANDISHSLRPSTLDCFGIIAAMEIEVDEFEQRTGISCVFNHPDEDITLGPDIAIALFRILQETLTNIMKHAQASNVTIELHNQATRVEMIVSDNGLGFTESDRIKPRSFGLRGIKERVAYFGGNVHISGTPGSGTTIKACIPHQPEPAAIGGFCLPQPQQKMLW
- the lipA gene encoding lipoyl synthase is translated as MTITEKQTGAAKTTRNPIKIVQLEQRLRKPEWIRVKSGSAQGYHDVKRLLREHKLHTVCEEASCPNIGECFSKGTATFMILGDLCTRRCPFCDVGHGKPLAPDTNEPAHLAQSIAILKLKYVVITSVDRDDLRDGGAQHFVDCLTAIRATSPHTKLETLVPDFRGRLETALDILANSLPDVLNHNMETVPRLYKLARPGADYTHSLKLLKDFKIRFPQVITKSGLMLGLGETDEEVQQVMRDMRAHDVQMLTLGQYLQPSDSHLPVLRYVHPDTFKMFEQSALEMGFSHAACGPMVRSSYHADEQAHQAGAI
- the flhC gene encoding flagellar transcriptional regulator FlhC, with the translated sequence MRNKSVVTEAYQIQIAVDLIKLGARLQLLQEETVLSRERLLKLYKEVKGVSPSKGMLPYSTDWFMSWSPNIHSSLFMDIHQFLLRHTSLTGVEALIKSYLLYLEQINVSGDEPVLSVTRAWFLVRFFDAQMLQLTGCTECGGHFIAHANGLYSDYVCGICRPPSRAGKTKRNAAISSLLALSVAN
- a CDS encoding response regulator transcription factor, giving the protein MINILVVDDHALIRKGMKQILNDTEDIRVTGEAENGMQAIKMAQENIYDLVLLDISMPDKHGIDVLKQLKLNKPQLPVLILSMHEENQYALRSLKAGAAGYLSKQSAPTQLVTAIRQVACGKKYISNELAEELANGLSQGYQELLHQTLSNREYQTLCLMASGKSLSEMAEALSLSAKTVSVYRARLLEKMKLKNNAEAVRYAIMNHLIE